A stretch of DNA from Molothrus ater isolate BHLD 08-10-18 breed brown headed cowbird chromosome Z, BPBGC_Mater_1.1, whole genome shotgun sequence:
atcaaaaacaaaaaacaaaaagaaaacaaaaccaaaccccaaatttcctTCGGACTGGAAGATCCTTTTATGGGGACGTTAAAACCTCGACCGAAAGGTTTCTTAACTAAAATAACTGacatttaatcttttttaaatattaaccCCTTTGGTGATATCTGActggcttttctttcttatctTATCTGTACTGATGAATTAGACAGAGCAGATCAAATTGCCCATCATCTGTTCGCGAACAATTGGGTATATTTAGATAATGGAACCGCTTCCTTCCTCACATTAAAATCTGGTAACTGATAAAATGTGAGAGTTGCCAATGCTGACACTATAGAGAAACCAAAGCAGGAATTTCGAGTGTGTTTATTATTTGTACTCCTGGGTCATGCTGATCCGTTTCAGTGTCGCCTACTGGGTTTGCCAAATCATAAGTTTGTGTGACACTGAGGtatgaacaattttttttttctgcagaaagttTTGGAAGCAAATCACCTAGCCACATAAGATATCTTCTGATTTCTGTATAATTCTGAATTGAAATAAAACCCTCGAgtccttccttctctcttaTCTCTGCACAATTTATAAGCAGTCCATTCCTTCAAGCCATTGTGAGATTATTCTCCAAGTTCTAAAATGGCGAAAaccagagcttttttttttaaattctttactttttaaagaatgcTGGAACTGTTCTCTTAAATGTTGTCCTTTCTCCAAATccaaatgaaaggaaaacatatGGACCAAAATGTGTTCACTTACCTTCTTATAGAACTAAGCAAAAGAAatttgagcagaaaaaaaaaatcagctcttttAAATTCATACGGAATACATTTAATTTGCTacaatttaaaaaggaaaaagtacaTTACATGCAAGATGGCTTTGAATTAGACCATGAGCCAACCTCTATGTGTCAAACCTGTGGGCAACCACTGCGCAACTTTTGTACCTATGAATGCACCTACTTTACGATCACTCTGTTCTTTTGCTGTTCAGacgttttgttttgtttttttttttttttttctccttctcaaaACTGTGTAATTCGGGTATATGTAGTTCTGAATATAGGATTAGTACACTTCTATAGCCATAAGAGCTAAAGAAGTGTATACTCACAAGCATACGTTACAGACTGTATCTCTAAGGAAGTATACTGGTGAGGAAAATGGTGAAGATAAATAGTAGCTCAGTTTTAGGAACAGTTTTCACAGTTTATGTACCAGCACATTTTTCAGCGCATGTACCCGTACATATGTGGCAAGATGTTAATTTTAACCATATCAAGGACTTCTGGCTAATAAGCACCCTGTGGGAGACGAGAGAGTGTGCAGTACGACATCCGAGTTGGAGCATTTTCTTATGTTTGTCTACTGGCGGGTGAGCTGTCGTCCTCTCTTCCATGGGAGACGAGGAGCCCGCCACCCACTCCAGAAAATCATAATTTGTTTTGTGGGGCTGTCAGCGAGAGGTTGCCCTCCCATTCCTACCGGAGCGTTTGAGCCCCGGCTCAAGGTGGGAGCGTCAGGAGGAGGAGAGACGGGGCAGGGACGCTGAGGTAGAGACAAGCTGCAGAGTCAGAGCACCGAAACTGCCTTTTTGTTGGGGGCGGGAGAGAGGATTTACGCTACTATACATGCAAGCTTGAGGAGGCATGTGTGTTATGCTTATATTGTTGTATTAAATTAAGCTGGTGAGAGGAGCCCAGGGGAAGAGAGCCGGCGCTGAGTTGACGGCAGCCCGCACACGCATAAAGCGGCACAAGTCTTGAGTGGGTTCCGCGCGAAAAAGTATTACAATTTGGTGAAGCTGGCACGTTTGTGTCTCGGATGGCAGCTTCGGCAGTCTCGCCTTTCCCTGGTGTGCCTGGGTAGTCTAGTTCAGACCCAGGCCAGGCTAGATCAGGTGAGGAGGCaaggagagggcagggatggccccACTCCTGCAGCACCCGGAGTGCTGGGGCAAAAGGGAGAGGTTGGATATCCTTGGGAAGAAACGGGGccagctttttgtttcttcctaCACCTCTGCCTCCCAACTCTCCTCTTTCATCGGTGTGTTTGTGGCACTCCGCCTTTTATGGCACGGGGATCAGGGCACCGACTGAGAGTGAATTCGGCTtgttcctttcctcttctggcttctgtattttccatgctttttaAAGCAGTGGGTTGCGTGTGGCGCGTCTACGCggggccaggggctgcccacGAGCGGGAGTGaaaacctctttctttttccctttcctttctccccccctccccccccgccccttccctgccctcccccttccccctcccgtgctctccctgcttccctcccttctccttctttctggGCTGGGCCCTGCTCAGGTTATACGGCATCAAGTGCGCCAAATGCAGCATCGGCTTCAGCAAGAATGACTTCGTGATGCGCGCCCGCGCCAAGGTGTACCACATCGAGTGTTTTCGCTGCGTGGCCTGCAGCCGCCAGCTCATCCCCGGCGATGAATTCGCACTGCGGGAGGACGGCCTCTTCTGCCGGGCGGACCACGACGTGGTGGAGAGGGCCAGCCTGGGCGGCGGGGACCCTCTCAGCCCCCTGCATCCCGCTCGGCCGCTGCAGATGGCAGGTACCGCCCGCGCCCGGCGCCGCGGAAACCCGCGGTGTTTGGCGATGCCAGGTCCCCCTTCGGGCGGCGGGGAGAGCCCCATGGTCCCAGCGGGTCCCGCGCCTCCGTGGAGAGCCGGGCCTGAGCGTGCGCGCCCGCGGAgaggcggcggcggaggcgCGCCCCACGCTCGGGGCTGCTGCGGGTCCGGCTGCCGCGGGGAACGCCCGCGGCCGCGGAGGCGTGGGGCGGAACACCTGCGGAGgggccgcgccccgcccgccagcctgccctcctcctgcccccgCCGCGCACCGAGCGCGGGACTCCGCCACCACCCTCCCCGAGCCCgggacagccctgagcctgAGCCGGAGAGGGACGAGCCGCTGCGGAGAGCAGGTCTGAGCTTTCAGACCCCTCCGCTGCCTCAGGAGCGAGCGGAGAAGCTGTTCTGAGCGCTGGAGGAAGTAGGGTCTGAAAAGAGATAGACTTCATAACTACAGGCTGGCGCTTAGGCTGTAATTTAAAACTGTCAACAAGCTAATCTTCTGTAATTGCCTTTTAAAGTGACTCTTGCCTTCTTGAAACGTTTCATGTAATTTGATGAGAATTTCATCTCAAAACTCAGCCTTGTAACTTCAGAGTCGCCCCACCTTACAACTTCATTCACACTTCCAGTTCTCGACGGGTACGTCAGACACTCAGAGACCCTTAGCTTTAGGAAGGGACACGTCTCTAAAGGCTGACTAGGCTGGACAATACAAGTGTGGCCGGCCTTTTTGCTATGCAAGTGACTGTGACTCGGAAAGTTATTTGTGAATGCAGCTATTCTAAAACGggttcattttcctcttctgaccTGCTTTCAGGTGACAAATCTATATATAGGGAGAAATAATCCCGTAACTGGTCAGAGCAGAATTCTAGAGAGACTGTGCTCCCTATATCGTGCTTGTGCCATGTCTCCGAAAGGCTTAGTGTGTCGGCAGGTACAATACTGATAAGATTGGAAGCCTTCGTATTGTCGTCATCGCATTTGCTGATGTATTGTTACAATTAGAAAAGTCGGAACTCGACTGTACAAAAGCGAGCACTTCTGACTGTTAGCTAAAcagttttaggaaaaaaaaaaccaaaaacaaatactgtttttatttttccctcgACTGAGTCAGATTACACATAATAGCTACAGCTACACAACGCACAGAAGAATAGCAGATCAACAGGAACACTTAGAGCTCTTGATGCGATGCCATCTGTAGTTCTGCATTTCTTGGCAGTTTCTTCGAGTTGGTGGGCTTGCTCTCCTTTTAAAAGCACTAgatagatatttttaaattattcatccCAACTATAAGCAAATGCGCCTACCACCTCTACTTTTTAAGATAAACCCCATCTCCCGTGCTTtgagatacggagctctcacagggctttttttccattggCATGGTGAAGAGGATTTGGCTTGTTTTGCTCTGGTTTGGAAGCGTCAAAGTGCAGGGAGCTGTTGCACGTTATCGCTGCTTCTGGCTAAAATGAGCTAGGTTCACTATACAAGAAGCAGACCCCAATTATGATTAATTTAAGTattctttcattaattttcGGGCCAAAATTTTGTTTGGGTGATTTGTCGggaaataaatatatagaaCCCTCCTGCGCCTTTTCGAGCGCACATACACCTTAGCTAACTTGCCCTCCCCTGTCAAGTTTCATACAGGTTCAAGCTTCTGTCATTAGGGGTTTTAGGGGGGTGGTTTGTTTTTGCAAATTAATTGTCTGTGGAGTCAGAAATGTCAGTCACTCCACCAGTGCATAaagcagaggaggctgcagcagctccgaTAGATCTGAGTGCTTGAATGGCCTTTGAAAGAGGGTTCATCGCCCGCCCCCCTGCCCgccaccttcccctgtcccaccAGCTTAGATTCATAGTCTCTGCGGACTCCCTGCTTCCTACTCATGGGGATCCTgttcctcccttccccttcccttacAGCAGAACCTATCTCTGCCAGACAGCCAGCTCTGCGGCCCCACGTCCACAAGCAGCCCGAGAAGACAACCCGAGTCCGGACTGTCCTTAATGAAAAACAGCTTCACACCTTGAGGACCTGCTACGCTGCCAACCCCAGACCTGACGCCCTCATGAAAGAGCAACTGGTAGAAATGACTGGCCTCAGCCCAAGGGTCATCAGGGTTTGGTTTCAAAACAAGCGATGCAAGGACAAAAAAAGGAGCATTATGATGAAGcaacttcagcagcagcaacccAATGACAAAACTGTAAGTGGCTTCAGCCTCTGTCCGTGTCTGCCTTAATTCCCAAGGAGAAAAGCTTGGTGTATGTCCGGCCCGGACAGCCGCAGGGCTCGGGCTGATGGTGTTAATTTTTTGCGATCtccctgaaaacaaagaaaacgATACTACTTAGCCATCACCCTTTAGTTTCTGCTGTCAGTGCAATCGAAACAGACCACAGCAAGGAGCCGACTTAGGCTGCTTAAGCGTACTTAGAATTTGTGGGGCTAAGAATACGCAGTAGCTTAGACTAACTTCTCTGCAGCATGAATGAGACCTGCAGAGCTTATGGGATGTAATAAACCCAGTCTCGTCTAATACTTATACTGCAAATGTAAAGGGCTTCTTAAGGAGAAAATGATGCCTTTGACCTCTTCAGTGTTTTTAAACAGGAGTAAatccataaataaaaaatagttaaaaaaaagtaaaaataaaataagaggGTACACTTTGTAGTATACAAAGTTCACTTTGTATACTACAAAGTGTGTGTATTTGTCAGTGCACTTACtgcagaaaaagacaaatgcAATGCAAATTTTTCGGAATTACCATAGTGTTTACAGGTTAatttatatatacttatatCAATGTAGAACTCTTTTCTGCAGATATATGCATGGGTGATGTAAACTAGCGGCCTGCATTGGGTTCAGCAGAACAAGTGATCTGTTTCCATTTTAAGccaaatttgtttcttttttattgttgttgtaaGTCTACTTGAAGAAGAGTCTGTTACTCTCCCTGTGTATATTGACTGACCCGAGAATGACTATTAATTCATAAGACTGCCTAATTAAGTGGAATTTAAGGAGTTTCATTTTACCCTGTTGGAATGCAATAAAACACGGTGTTATTAACTCGCCTGAACAATCTATTCGTCGAGGCTTGGAGTTATGTTGTACACTGTGCCTGCACCACAGGGCATACTGAGAgggctgggggtttttttggtttttttttggcttttttttttttttttttggaaagagcGCGCTAATGACGTACCCCAGGTTTGCTGCGCGCTGGATATACGATCCAGCTAAGGTCAcgcaaaacaaaaccagactgGACGCGAACTACAGAGGGGAACAGGATTAGCCATTTCTCGTCCTGAGACGTCCATTGGCAGTCGAGATACAGAGTGCTCATGTTCAAGAGAGCTTGGGGCGGAGGGGATATGCCTTGAGACGAATAGGAGGattaaagggaaagaaagtaaACTTCCACCGTGATAAATGCAGCGAGTAGAAACGGGCTGACCTAGAGTAGAATAGAGTGAGACATTCACAGCAGATTAACAAAGCAAATACAAGCGACCGTATAGATAAGATAGAAAGCAGTTTATTGACTCAGCGTTTATACACAATAAAGCTAACCAAGCTCATTAACATCTTTTGCCGGGCTGTTTACAGAATATCCAAGGGATGACAGGAACTCCAATGGTGGCTGCTAGTCCGGAGAGACATGACGGCGGTTTGCAGGCGAACCCCGTGGAGGTGCAGAGTTACCAGCCGCCCTGGAAAGTACTGAGTGACTTCGCATTGCAGAGTGACATAGACCAACCTGCTTTTCAGCAACTAGTAAGTGTCGGTTCCCCGCCCGAGCCAGCCGGTACCCGGGTCAGAGCAATGGGCGATTCACTCCAGGTGTCAGATGCTCTCAGAGAGACAAGCAATCCAGATTAACTGGGTTTTCCAGAAATTGCAAGGCGTACACGACTGCATCTGTAAAGGCAAAGAACTGAATTGATTTCACAGAGGTTGGTGCAAAATCGATCTTAGTGTACAGTAGAGATATTTCTTAGTTGAGTGTGAGTTTGGATAAGGCCCGACTCAGGTCAGGCCTTTATTATCATAATAGCTTGCACACTCCTGAAAACTGAAAGCACTTcaccaaaacattttttatatgTCACTTAATTGTACTTATAACTGTGAAAGCAGTTTCTAGAATTCACCCCTCCCCACTTTCAGGCTGATTTTGCCTTTATGCTGTAGGatgaattttaaatacatgATTAGTGTCAGCCACAGCCCTTGTTTTGTCAGACAAATACGACCtcttaattaaaatttcaaagtcCACGTCTTAAGCATGTACTTCAAGATATAACTTtatgtatctatatatacacattatTCTATACACATATATAACTTACATTAAGTGTTGTTCTTTGGAGAGGAAATTGCTAGTATGTATTTAGGTGAAAAATTCAAGCCATATAGTAAACTACCTTAAGCCAAAACAAAATAGACCTTTTAGAAGAAATTCTGTCCTTAACTCACTTCCTTATGCCTATGTCACTTGGCAGCCCATATGGGACCATATCACCAACAACACTTAGGCACAACAAGGTGAGTTAAGAAGTTCAGTCTTAAGTCAGTTTCCTGGCCTAAGTCTGTTAAAACcagatatttaaaatagaaaggtACATTGTGTATAGTATTTCGGGGATTCAGAATAACAGTTATGAAAAATTAACATGCAAATCTTTTTTTGAtctgttgggcttttttttttctgcttttttgttgttgtttttttttttttttttacaccaaGTGATGGAAGACAAAGGTTTGTAGCTGAATCTAGCACTGTGTTCAGACCTTTTTGGTTTAGTACCATGCTCTCCTGCAGAATCCCTTTTCTTTTGCCCAACAGCAGTCTGCAGTGTGTTCCCCTCGCTGGCACACTATGCTTGCTCAGGAAACTgtagcacagcagcagggctaTTTGCATCCTCTTACATCTAAAGCAAccactgcttttcctgctttaatCAAGCTGTCCATcagacaaaatacaaaaaattatcTCCTCTGGTTACTTTACTGTGCCTTAACAAAGTacaagaatttaaaaatctttgatGCAGTGAGGTTTTGTACTTAATAgttcaaaaaaggaaataaaaaaaggcaggaTGGAAGATGGATAGTCCaaatacacatacatatataagTAAATAGACCATTAGATTGACAAGTTAATATTGATATATATTCAACATAATATGTGATCCTGAAAAGAGCTAAATTAAAGAATAGTGGAAGGAACAGACCATTCATTGGCCGTTCAAGACACGGCTCTAATCTGGAAAGGGCCTTAATCACAGAATTGGCC
This window harbors:
- the ISL1 gene encoding insulin gene enhancer protein ISL-1 isoform X2, which gives rise to MGDMGDPPKKKRLISLCVGCGNQIHDQYILRVSPDLEWHAACLKCAECNQYLDETCTCFVRDGKTYCKRDYIRLYGIKCAKCSIGFSKNDFVMRARAKVYHIECFRCVACSRQLIPGDEFALREDGLFCRADHDVVERASLGGGDPLSPLHPARPLQMAEPISARQPALRPHVHKQPEKTTRVRTVLNEKQLHTLRTCYAANPRPDALMKEQLVEMTGLSPRVIRVWFQNKRCKDKKRSIMMKQLQQQQPNDKTNIQGMTGTPMVAASPERHDGGLQANPVEVQSYQPPWKVLSDFALQSDIDQPAFQQLVNFSEGGPGSNSTGSEVASMSSQLPDTPNSMVASPIEA
- the ISL1 gene encoding insulin gene enhancer protein ISL-1 isoform X1, translating into MGDMGDPPKKKRLISLCVGCGNQIHDQYILRVSPDLEWHAACLKCAECNQYLDETCTCFVRDGKTYCKRDYIRLYGIKCAKCSIGFSKNDFVMRARAKVYHIECFRCVACSRQLIPGDEFALREDGLFCRADHDVVERASLGGGDPLSPLHPARPLQMAAEPISARQPALRPHVHKQPEKTTRVRTVLNEKQLHTLRTCYAANPRPDALMKEQLVEMTGLSPRVIRVWFQNKRCKDKKRSIMMKQLQQQQPNDKTNIQGMTGTPMVAASPERHDGGLQANPVEVQSYQPPWKVLSDFALQSDIDQPAFQQLVNFSEGGPGSNSTGSEVASMSSQLPDTPNSMVASPIEA